The proteins below come from a single Vitis vinifera cultivar Pinot Noir 40024 chromosome 9, ASM3070453v1 genomic window:
- the LOC100256124 gene encoding pentatricopeptide repeat-containing protein At4g14050, mitochondrial: protein MNLSINYLFQPSLNHFNCHYSRHFFLLPNPNSKSFSAHFGHTTTTIKLKFNGPDSPKPTSIHTKPASDVNPLPYSSLIQDCIDSNSFQRGKSIHTQMISNGYNPDAYLMTKILMLYARSGCLDDLCYARKLFEEMPERNLTAWNTMILAYARVDDYMEVLRLYGRMRGSGNFSDKFTFPSVIKACIAMEDMGGVRQLQSSVVKAGLNCNLFVGGALVDGYARFGWMDDAVTSLDEIEGTSVVTWNAVIAGYVKILSWEEAWGIFDRMLKIGVCPDNFTFASALRVCGALRSRDGGKQVHSKLIACGFKGDTFVGNALIDMYAKCDDEESCLKVFDEMGERNQVTWNSIISAEAQFGHFNDALVLFLRMQESGYKSNRFNLGSILMASAGLADIGKGRELHGHLVRNLLNSDIILGSALVDMYSKCGMVEEAHQVFRSLLERNEVSYNALLAGYVQEGKAEEALELYHDMQSEDGIQPDQFTFTTLLTLCANQRNDNQGRQIHAHLIRANITKNIIVETELVHMYSECGRLNYAKEIFNRMAERNAYSWNSMIEGYQQNGETQEALRLFKQMQLNGIKPDCFSLSSMLSSCVSLSDSQKGRELHNFIVRNTMEEEGILQVVLVDMYAKCGSMDYAWKVYDQTIKKDVILNNVMVSAFVNSGRANDAKNLFDQMEQRNTALWNSILAGYANKGLKKESFNHFLEMLESDIEYDVLTMVTIVNLCSSLPALEHGDQLHSLIIKKGFVNCSVVLETALVDMYSKCGAITKARTVFDNMNGKNIVSWNAMISGYSKHGCSKEALILYEEMPKKGMYPNEVTFLAILSACSHTGLVEEGLRIFTSMQEDYNIEAKAEHYTCMVDLLGRAGRLEDAKEFVEKMPIEPEVSTWGALLGACRVHKDMDMGRLAAQRLFELDPQNPGPYVIMSNIYAAAGRWKEVEDIRQMMKMKGVKKDPGVSWIEINSEIQIFHAGSKTHPKTEEIYNNLRHLTLQSKGLGYIPDTSFILQNVKDIKEEEEEEYLLQHSERLALSLGLISLPKKSTIRVFKNLRICGDCHTATKFISKITGRRIIARDTNRFHHFENGKCSCGDYW from the coding sequence atgaACCTATCCATTAACTACCTCTTTCAACCATCTCTCAACCACTTTAACTGTCACTATTCCCGCCATTTCTTTCTCCTTCCTAACCCCAACTCCAAGTCCTTCTCAGCCCATTTCGGCCATACTACCACCACCATCAAACTCAAATTCAATGGCCCAGATTCTCCAAAACCCACTTCAATTCACACTAAACCCGCCTCCGACGTCAACCCATTACCTTACTCTTCCCTCATCCAGGACTGCATTGATTCCAACTCGTTCCAGCGCGGAAAATCAATCCATACCCAGATGATCTCTAATGGGTATAACCCAGATGCCTATTTAATGACTAAAATTCTTATGCTTTATGCTAGAAGTGGGTGTTTAGATGATTTGTGTTACGCGCGGAAACTGTTTGAAGAAATGCCTGAACGAAACTTGACGGCTTGGAATACCATGATCCTTGCGTATGCACGGGTCGATGATTATATGGAAGTGTTGAGGTTGTATGGTAGAATGCGAGGTTCAGGGAATTTTTCAGATAAGTTTACGTTTCCAAGTGTGATCAAGGCGTGCATTGCCATGGAAGACATGGGTGGGGTTCGGCAGCTGCAGAGTTCGGTTGTTAAGGCAGGCTTGAATTGTAATTTGTTCGTGGGCGGGGCGCTGGTTGATGGGTATGCTAGGTTTGGTTGGATGGATGATGCAGTCACTTCATTGGATGAGATTGAGGGAACCAGTGTAGTTACTTGGAATGCAGTCATTGCAGGGTATGTTAAGATATTGAGTTGGGAGGAGGCTTGGGGAATCTTTGACAGGATGCTGAAGATTGGTGTGTGCCCGGATAATTTCACTTTTGCTTCTGCATTAAGGGTTTGTGGTGCCTTGAGATCTAGAGACGGAGGGAAGCAAGTGCATTCTAAGTTGATTGCCTGTGGATTTAAGGGTGACACTTTTGTGGGTAATGCTCTTATTGATATGTATGCAAAATGTGATGATGAAGAGAGTTGTTTGAAGGTTTTTGATGAAATGGGAGAGAGGAATCAAGTTACTTGGAACTCGATTATATCAGCAGAAGCACAGTTTGGACATTTTAATGATGCTCTGGTGTTGTTCTTGAGAATGCAGGAGTCGGGTTATAAGAGCAATAGGTTCAACTTAGGAAGCATTCTCATGGCTTCTGCTGGTTTGGCTGACATTGGAAAGGGTCGTGAATTGCATGGCCATTTAGTCAGGAATCTACTCAATTCTGACATCATTCTGGGGAGTGCATTAGTGGATATGTACTCAAAATGTGGGATGGTAGAAGAAGCTCACCAGGTTTTTAGGAGTTTGTTGGAGAGGAATGAAGTTTCATATAATGCTCTACTTGCAGGGTATGTTCAAGAGGGTAAAGCGGAAGAAGCACTCGAACTTTATCATGATATGCAATCAGAGGATGGTATTCAACCTGATCAATTTACATTCACTACTCTATTGACCCTTTGTGCCAATCAACGGAACGATAATCAAGGGAGGCAAATCCATGCACACCTTATTAGAGCAAATATCACAAAGAATATAATTGTAGAAACTGAATTGGTTCACATGTATTCAGAGTGTGGAAGATTGAACTATGCTAAGGAGATCTTCAATCGGATGGCAGAAAGGAATGCCTACTCATGGAATTCGATGATTGAGGGGTATCAGCAAAATGGCGAAACTCAGGAAGCTTTACGACTTTTCAAACAAATGCAGCTCAATGGAATAAAACCAGATTGTTTTTCTCTATCTAGCATGCTCTCCTCATGTGTAAGTCTTTCTGACTCTCAAAAAGGGAGAGAGCTCCACAATTTTATAGTAAGAAACACCATGGAAGAGGAAGGGATCCTACAAGTAGTGCTTGTTGATATGTATGCAAAGTGTGGGTCAATGGATTATGCATGGAAAGTTTATGATCAGACAATAAAGAAAGATGTCATCCTCAACAATGTAATGGTTTCTGCATTTGTGAACTCTGGGAGAGCGAATGATgccaaaaatttgtttgatcaGATGGAACAGAGAAACACGGCCTTATGGAATTCTATTCTTGCAGGTTATGCAAACAAAGGGTTGAAAAAGGAAAGCTTCAATCACTTTCTAGAAATGCTGGAAAGTGATATTGAATATGATGTCTTAACAATGGTGACTATTGTCAACTTATGTTCTAGCCTTCCAGCCCTTGAACATGGGGACCAACTTCACAGCCTTATTATCAAGAAGGGATTTGTAAATTGTTCAGTAGTTCTTGAGACTGCCTTGGTTGACATGTACTCAAAATGTGGGGCCATAACGAAAGCGAGAACAGTGTTTGACAATATGAATGGGAAAAACATCGTCTCTTGGAATGCAATGATTAGTGGTTACTCAAAGCATGGATGCAGCAAAGAAGCCCTTATTCTTTATGAGGAAATGCCAAAAAAAGGGATGTATCCAAATGAAGTCACCTTCCTGGCTATACTTTCAGCTTGCAGTCACACTGGATTGGTAGAGGAAGGCTTGAGAATTTTCACCTCCATGCAAGAGGATTACAACATTGAAGCAAAGGCAGAGCATTACACTTGTATGGTTGATCTTCTTGGTCGTGCTGGACGACTGGAGGATGCCAAGGAATTTGTTGAGAAAATGCCAATTGAGCCAGAGGTATCCACATGGGGTGCCCTATTGGGAGCTTGCAGAGTACACAAGGACATGGATATGGGGAGGCTTGCAGCTCAACGCCTTTTTGAATTAGACCCACAAAATCCAGGGCCCTATGTTATAATGTCCAACATCTATGCTGCAGCAGGAAGATGGAAGGAGGTTGAAGATATAAGgcaaatgatgaaaatgaaaggGGTGAAGAAAGACCCAGGTGTTAGCTGGATTGAGATTAACAGTGAGATTCAGATTTTTCATGCTGGATCAAAGACGCATCCCAAAACAGAGGAAatctacaataatttaagaCACTTGACCTTGCAAAGTAAGGGTTTGGGATATATCCCAGACACTAGCTTTATTCTTCAAAATGTCAAGGATATtaaggaggaggaagaagaagagtatTTGCTGCAACACAGTGAACGATTGGCACTTAGTTTGGGCCTCATTAGCTTACCTAAGAAATCCACAATCCGAGTTTTCAAAAACCTTCGAATCTGTGGTGATTGTCACACTGCAACCAAGTTCATTTCCAAGATCACAGGCCGCCGGATCATTGCAAGGGATACAAACCGGTTTCatcattttgaaaatggaaaatgttCTTGTGGGGATTACTGGTAG
- the LOC100250971 gene encoding uncharacterized protein LOC100250971, translating to MWWCPFSSNSQPMASSFPSPLLNLQLSSSSLSNSTAVGAITTGVCWRSGGRRSRGRTVIANATEKEEQGKDSPAFNPFGFVTDNPSSRSAIQLPESPAEDGNVGQMLYRIEDKGKEYGSYIRSGEFVWFVRETGSPDSRRGTIIFLHGAPTQSYSYRVVMSQMSDVGFHCFAPDWIGFGFSEKPYSGYGFDYTEKEFHDEFDKLLDVLEVKSPFLLVVQGFLVGSFGLTWALKNPSRISKLAILNSPLTASSPVPGLFQKLRIPLYGEFTCQNAVMAERFIEAGSAYVLKLEKADVYRLPYLSSSGPGFALLEAARKANFKDIASQVAAGFASGRWDKPILVAWGISDKYLPQSVAEEFQKGNPDYIKLKLIEGAGHMPQEDWPEKVVDALRAFF from the exons ATGTGGTGGTGTCCGTTCAGTTCAAACTCTCAGCCAATGGCTTCCTCTTTCCCCTCTCCTCTCCTCAATCTCCaactctcttcttcttctctctcaaATTCCACCGCCGTCGGCGCTATCACCACCGGCGTCTGCTGGAGAAGTGGTGGAAGAAGAAGTAGAGGGAGAACAGTGATAGCTAATGCTACGGAGAAGGAGGAACAAGGCAAGGACTCGCCGGCTTTCAACCCATTTGGGTTCGTCACCGACAACCCCTCCAGCCGCTCCGCCATTCAGCTTCCCGAGAGTCCCGCCGAGGACGGCAATGTCGGCCAAATGCTCTAC AGGATAGAAGACAAGGGAAAGGAGTATGGTTCTTACATCAGGTCTGGGGAGTTTGTATGGTTTGTGAGGGAAACAG GGTCTCCTGATAGCCGGAGAGGAACCATCATATTCCTTCATGGGGCTCCAACACAGTCTTATAGCTATCGAGTTGTTATGTCCCAG ATGTCAGATGTTGGGTTTCACTGTTTTGCACCTGATTGGATAGGCTTTGGTTTCAGTGAGAAGCCATATTCAGGATATGGATTTGACTACACAg AAAAGGAGTTCCATGATGAATTCGATAAATTGCTTGATGTGTTGGAGGTCAAATCGCCATTTTTACTTGTAGTTCAG GGATTTCTTGTAGGCTCATTTGGATTGACTTGGGCCTTGAAAAATCCAAGCAGGATATCAAAGCTTGCTATTCTGAACAGTCCATTGACAGCTTCATCTCCGGTTCCAGGACTGTTTCAGAAGTTAAG AATTCCTCTTTACGGTGAATTTACATGCCAGAATGCTGTTATGGCAGAGCGTTTCATTGAAGCAGGTAGCGC TTATGTTCTAAAGCTGGAAAAGGCTGATGTGTATCGATTACCATATTTGTCAAGCAGTGGACCTGGATTTG CTCTGCTTGAAGCTGCAAGGAAAGCAAACTTCAAAGATATAGCAAGCCAAGTAGCTGCTGGATTTGCATCTGGAAG GTGGGATAAACCAATACTAGTTGCATGGGGAATATCAGACAAGTATCTGCCTCAATCAGTGGCAGAAGAGTTTCAAAAGGGAAACCCTGATTATATAAAACTTAAGTTGATAGAAGGTGCTGGTCATATGCCACAGGAGGACTG GCCTGAGAAAGTTGTTGATGCTTTGAGAGCATTCTTTTAA